One part of the Halobacteriovorax vibrionivorans genome encodes these proteins:
- the pyrF gene encoding orotidine-5'-phosphate decarboxylase gives MEKTFVALDNMDKDQVRQLLSDYPQIKKVKIGLELYLKYGNSIVNEIANDFNVEIFLDLKLHDIPSTVAKAISALKGLPINFLTIHASGGRKMLEAAFESAQENLPNCQLLAVTILTSHTTREIKDIWGREYKESLSALLNEITKAQITGLVCSAQDLSIISAQENETNLSFTKVTPGIRLKNDESDDQTRIMTPEDAIKAGSNFLVVGRSITKNPNSILEGHYP, from the coding sequence ATGGAAAAGACCTTTGTAGCGCTAGATAATATGGATAAGGATCAAGTTAGACAGCTTCTAAGTGACTATCCTCAAATCAAAAAAGTTAAAATTGGACTTGAACTCTATTTAAAGTATGGCAATTCGATAGTTAATGAAATTGCAAATGACTTTAACGTTGAAATCTTTCTCGATTTAAAACTACATGACATCCCTTCAACTGTTGCAAAGGCAATTTCAGCGCTAAAAGGCCTACCAATTAACTTCTTAACGATTCATGCAAGTGGTGGAAGAAAAATGTTAGAAGCAGCATTTGAAAGTGCACAAGAAAATCTTCCAAACTGCCAACTTCTTGCCGTTACAATTCTAACTTCTCATACAACACGAGAAATTAAAGATATATGGGGAAGAGAATATAAAGAGAGTTTAAGCGCATTACTTAATGAGATCACAAAAGCACAAATCACAGGCCTTGTATGCTCTGCCCAAGACCTGTCCATTATTAGCGCACAAGAAAATGAAACAAACTTAAGCTTTACAAAAGTGACACCAGGGATTCGGCTAAAGAATGATGAAAGTGATGATCAAACAAGGATCATGACACCTGAAGATGCAATTAAGGCCGGCAGTAACTTTCTTGTCGTTGGGCGCTCTATAACTAAAAACCCCAATTCGATTTTAGAAGGTCACTACCCTTAA
- a CDS encoding inosine/guanosine kinase yields MRFPGKRRSKHYFPVSAKGRLSFETDFNSKENVYIVGIDQLLVDIEIDAPTDLLKRYKLSPGESYILPDHIVEELYQDCLENDKILGQYAGGAVGNTLHNYSVLSDDQSFALGTICENIKVGDYAFKYICSTSSKVDFSYLQPCKGQMARAICMITPDKERTFAIGKGIMNQLDESFIPYELIKNSSALLVTAFLLRDHSAPLFKATLKAVSIAKKYKVPVVFALGTSSLIEENRDFFFDFVKENVNVLAMNRQEAHALLGIDDPLLIGQAVLDITDLALITDGDQGLYMASWACKQKARETKDKLHSKSIENYNQFEYSRGQLKEHCKEPIKIYSHINPFMGGPESIENTNGAGDAALAAILHDISANVYHRKLLPHSIKHDGTYLTYSSIHQLCKYANRTSYEVLKQKSPRLSRNLPVKEQSLEESYWDM; encoded by the coding sequence ATGAGATTTCCAGGTAAGAGACGCTCCAAGCACTACTTTCCGGTAAGTGCTAAAGGCAGACTTTCATTTGAAACAGATTTCAACAGTAAGGAAAATGTATATATTGTTGGAATCGATCAATTATTAGTTGATATCGAAATTGATGCCCCAACAGATCTATTAAAGCGCTATAAGCTTTCACCAGGTGAATCTTATATCTTACCTGATCACATCGTTGAAGAGCTTTATCAAGACTGTTTAGAAAACGATAAAATTCTTGGCCAATATGCTGGTGGTGCCGTTGGGAATACCCTTCATAATTACTCAGTTTTATCAGATGATCAATCATTTGCTCTGGGAACTATTTGTGAAAATATAAAAGTAGGGGATTATGCCTTTAAGTATATTTGCAGTACTTCATCTAAAGTAGATTTTAGCTATTTACAGCCTTGTAAAGGGCAAATGGCCAGAGCAATTTGTATGATCACTCCTGATAAAGAGCGTACATTCGCTATTGGAAAAGGAATAATGAATCAATTAGATGAATCATTCATTCCTTATGAATTAATAAAAAACTCAAGTGCCCTCTTAGTTACTGCATTCTTGTTAAGAGATCATAGCGCTCCGTTGTTTAAAGCTACCCTTAAGGCCGTAAGCATAGCCAAGAAATATAAGGTTCCAGTTGTATTTGCTCTTGGAACAAGTTCACTTATTGAAGAGAATCGCGATTTCTTTTTTGACTTTGTAAAAGAGAATGTAAATGTCTTGGCCATGAATCGCCAGGAAGCTCATGCTCTTTTAGGAATTGATGATCCACTATTAATTGGACAGGCCGTTTTAGATATTACTGATCTTGCTCTTATTACTGATGGCGACCAGGGCCTTTATATGGCCTCTTGGGCATGTAAGCAAAAGGCCAGAGAAACTAAAGATAAGCTGCATTCAAAATCAATTGAAAACTATAATCAATTTGAATATTCTCGTGGACAACTAAAAGAACATTGTAAAGAGCCTATAAAGATTTACTCTCATATTAATCCTTTTATGGGAGGACCTGAGAGTATTGAAAATACTAATGGTGCTGGAGATGCTGCACTTGCAGCTATTTTGCATGATATCTCTGCTAATGTTTATCACCGTAAACTCTTACCGCATTCAATTAAGCATGATGGTACCTACTTAACTTATTCTTCGATTCACCAATTATGTAAATATGCAAATAGAACTAGTTACGAGGTTCTTAAGCAAAAGTCGCCAAGACTATCGCGCAATTTGCCAGTAAAAGAGCAGAGCTTAGAAGAAAGTTACTGGGATATGTAA
- a CDS encoding TIGR02147 family protein encodes MDIRGIDLFSYIDYRLYLEDVFSERKKLDRKYTFGKWAKELGISSVSGLTMILKGQRHPGPKLIKKLIENLKLNEKEADFFTSLVQAKKNAKGDEEVFQVIAQKRVTDISKKERQVEFKWEMALIREMLKWKNFNTTKDLSSLPIIFQSNEGYQEIIEQMKSSTIIKEEKKKISLNPDYEPQYKLEMSQFVPLHQEICDLSDDSYYMPKEQRILEHVLINVKKEDLTKARKKLYEFIQEFTDEFDREDGSSDDHQIFNLTTLFFPFTK; translated from the coding sequence ATGGATATTAGAGGTATAGACCTATTTAGCTATATTGATTATCGACTTTATTTAGAAGATGTCTTTAGTGAGCGAAAAAAACTTGATCGCAAGTACACTTTTGGAAAGTGGGCAAAAGAGCTTGGTATCTCAAGTGTTTCAGGTCTAACTATGATCTTAAAAGGGCAAAGACATCCTGGCCCTAAGCTAATTAAGAAATTAATAGAGAATCTCAAATTAAATGAAAAAGAAGCAGACTTCTTTACATCTCTTGTTCAAGCAAAAAAGAATGCAAAAGGAGATGAAGAAGTATTTCAAGTTATTGCTCAAAAGCGTGTGACGGATATCTCCAAAAAAGAAAGGCAAGTTGAATTTAAATGGGAGATGGCCCTAATTAGAGAGATGTTAAAGTGGAAGAACTTTAATACAACTAAGGACTTAAGCTCGCTACCAATTATTTTTCAATCAAATGAAGGTTATCAAGAGATTATCGAACAAATGAAAAGCTCAACGATAATCAAAGAAGAAAAGAAAAAAATTAGTCTTAATCCAGATTACGAACCTCAATACAAACTTGAGATGTCACAATTTGTCCCTCTCCATCAAGAAATATGTGATCTATCAGATGATAGTTACTATATGCCAAAAGAGCAAAGAATTCTTGAGCACGTCCTTATCAATGTAAAAAAAGAAGACTTAACTAAGGCAAGAAAAAAACTATATGAATTCATCCAAGAATTTACAGATGAGTTTGATAGAGAAGATGGTAGCTCTGATGATCATCAAATCTTTAATTTAACCACACTATTCTTTCCATTTACAAAATAG
- a CDS encoding S8 family peptidase, translated as MRTHLLKTLLLSAVYFVVNANSIDLVSRQWSIDNNSQSYSRKVSELEFKEIKGVDGVDINYFSDEDLESIDDKKSLVAIIDTGVDIDHPELKDNIWLYPECIGKSEEEKKELPCRGYNVLDGNADVSDNEGHGTFVAGLLSAKKDGVGIDGLLPKNIKIMPIKAITNFQGFTYKGKVVSSYIARAIAFAVNNGADVINLSLGIPKVIETPQLISAIDYALEKDVIVVAAAGNNNKKKNIFPCNYDGVICVGGIDIQGEKVASSNFGQVVDIYAPGEKLISTIPTNMESKVLRIGQYDLKSGTSYAIAHVTALAAALKLKGIVKNSYEFLSVLNQSSTNYSKDSWLPSVDYKRSLLVKNLYPVLLTKKMDTLEVSPRGDIVFEFEVYNPNESISAHKVCLTSDSDILIKDTCFDKEIVNGRNKIKLKSKIKSFDIESWQNFNIKLITSSDKVLVSKKASLQLVKPIKLDEAKVITKIAAGALLRIAPNIKSSALLKVIDFTANKATQDYYVLNNRSLRSIFYLNEAKKEYSPMQIKFATDINVISVLKADMNLDGTKDILVYGTSKDKREYILASYDVAGKPLFGEKSIWKLNATQFGGLNFNRGRPYFNFIKTTSKSLGDVLVPLVSRVFDLPQIDNNQDPIDYLNNVKKKRPYYLLPEVVDEEVKLQIRTLESYDFDSKLREKLDLSFFENLQFVSLLEQDNKSLMKGSVKLIFAVGEVSFNNYYVINFDDTTNFNIVKKNRSLQIHKSNITTIRSTVDGEFTQNYLITRQQERNKLAFKFSDSSKTLRFESEWEDPLSSILAAFDEGQGEYSIYVEGRYNIHLLKIVDNKIVNHSKRSINRESSFPGANFSQIFQMSQIDTSKGAIYTDMQRLFGNNISVITKNGNELSTKLKYHYSIPAQCALIGHAQIDKNMQIRLHCMGPGKLSSVYIHNVK; from the coding sequence ATGAGAACTCACTTGTTAAAAACATTATTGCTTTCTGCTGTATATTTTGTTGTGAATGCTAATAGTATCGATTTAGTTTCTAGACAATGGTCTATAGATAATAATTCACAATCATATTCAAGAAAAGTATCAGAATTAGAATTTAAAGAAATCAAAGGCGTTGATGGTGTCGATATTAATTACTTTTCTGACGAGGACTTAGAAAGTATTGATGATAAAAAGTCTTTAGTTGCTATTATTGATACTGGTGTCGATATCGATCATCCTGAATTAAAAGATAATATTTGGCTCTATCCTGAATGTATTGGTAAGAGTGAAGAAGAAAAGAAAGAATTACCATGTCGTGGTTATAATGTGCTAGATGGTAATGCTGACGTTTCAGATAATGAAGGACACGGTACATTTGTTGCAGGTCTTTTATCCGCTAAGAAAGATGGTGTCGGTATCGATGGCCTATTGCCTAAAAATATCAAAATTATGCCAATTAAGGCCATTACAAACTTTCAGGGTTTTACTTATAAAGGTAAGGTCGTTTCAAGTTATATAGCTCGTGCTATAGCTTTTGCTGTAAATAATGGTGCTGATGTAATTAATCTCTCTCTTGGTATTCCAAAAGTAATCGAAACTCCACAGCTAATTAGTGCAATTGATTACGCCCTAGAAAAAGATGTGATTGTTGTTGCTGCTGCCGGAAATAATAATAAGAAAAAGAATATCTTTCCTTGTAATTATGATGGAGTTATTTGTGTTGGTGGGATTGATATTCAAGGTGAAAAAGTTGCATCCTCTAACTTTGGTCAGGTTGTTGATATCTATGCTCCTGGAGAGAAGCTAATTAGTACGATTCCAACAAATATGGAATCAAAAGTTCTTCGTATTGGTCAATATGATCTTAAAAGTGGAACTTCTTACGCTATTGCTCATGTGACAGCACTTGCAGCTGCCTTAAAGTTAAAAGGAATTGTTAAAAATAGCTATGAATTCTTATCTGTCTTGAATCAATCAAGCACAAATTATTCTAAAGACTCTTGGCTTCCTAGTGTTGATTACAAGAGATCTCTTCTAGTTAAGAATCTTTATCCTGTTCTTCTTACTAAGAAGATGGATACATTAGAAGTATCTCCTCGTGGAGATATTGTATTTGAATTTGAAGTATATAATCCAAATGAATCAATTTCAGCTCATAAAGTATGTCTAACGTCTGATAGTGACATACTTATTAAAGATACTTGCTTTGACAAAGAAATAGTAAATGGACGCAATAAGATAAAGCTTAAGTCAAAAATTAAATCTTTTGATATTGAGTCTTGGCAAAATTTTAATATAAAATTAATCACTTCATCTGATAAGGTTCTTGTTTCTAAAAAGGCAAGTCTACAGCTTGTTAAGCCAATTAAGTTAGATGAGGCCAAGGTGATCACTAAGATTGCAGCAGGCGCTCTGTTAAGAATTGCACCTAATATTAAAAGTTCAGCTCTGTTAAAAGTAATCGATTTCACTGCTAATAAAGCAACACAGGATTATTATGTATTAAATAATCGTTCATTAAGAAGTATTTTCTATCTAAATGAAGCAAAAAAAGAGTATTCACCAATGCAAATTAAATTTGCAACAGATATCAATGTCATTAGTGTTTTAAAAGCTGACATGAATCTAGATGGTACAAAAGATATTCTTGTGTATGGAACTTCTAAAGATAAGAGAGAATATATCCTCGCTTCATATGATGTAGCTGGGAAACCACTATTTGGTGAAAAATCAATATGGAAACTAAATGCTACACAATTTGGTGGATTGAATTTTAATCGTGGAAGGCCTTATTTTAATTTTATTAAAACCACGTCTAAATCTCTTGGTGATGTCTTAGTACCGCTTGTTTCAAGAGTTTTTGATTTACCTCAAATTGATAATAATCAAGATCCAATCGACTATTTAAATAACGTTAAAAAGAAACGTCCATACTATCTTCTACCTGAGGTTGTCGACGAAGAAGTTAAGTTACAAATTAGAACATTAGAGTCTTATGATTTTGACTCTAAGTTAAGAGAAAAGCTAGACCTTAGTTTTTTTGAAAATCTACAATTTGTATCACTTCTTGAGCAAGATAATAAATCTCTAATGAAGGGGAGTGTGAAGTTAATTTTTGCAGTAGGAGAGGTCAGTTTTAATAATTACTATGTGATTAATTTTGATGATACAACTAATTTTAATATCGTTAAAAAGAATCGATCGTTACAAATTCATAAGTCTAATATTACAACGATTAGATCTACTGTTGATGGTGAGTTCACTCAAAACTATCTCATCACAAGACAGCAAGAACGTAACAAGCTTGCATTTAAATTCTCCGATTCATCTAAGACCTTAAGGTTTGAGAGTGAGTGGGAAGATCCACTTTCTTCAATTCTTGCAGCATTTGATGAAGGTCAAGGCGAGTATTCAATATACGTTGAAGGAAGATATAATATTCACTTATTAAAAATTGTAGATAATAAGATCGTGAATCACTCTAAGCGTTCTATTAATAGAGAGTCTAGTTTCCCAGGTGCTAACTTTTCTCAAATCTTTCAAATGTCACAAATTGATACTTCTAAAGGTGCAATCTATACCGATATGCAAAGATTATTTGGAAATAACATAAGCGTTATAACAAAAAATGGTAATGAGTTATCAACGAAACTCAAGTATCACTACTCAATACCTGCGCAATGTGCACTAATTGGTCATGCTCAAATTGATAAAAATATGCAGATCAGGCTACATTGTATGGGACCTGGAAAGCTAAGTTCTGTCTACATTCATAATGTTAAATAA
- a CDS encoding GbsR/MarR family transcriptional regulator — protein MKVTENMEIEIIEASLLDYLPHYEAFFSKVGFKRIEGAVFGVLVYSPRALASDEIEKILGLSQPAVSSALKTLSTYKMVLTKDHPEIKRMKIHEANDDAINIVSNIVKKRELEIIEEFENITSESLNLIKDEKRKTRLTNILTTTRFAKSLSEFIISISKELDNPYMAIEKFPVVTKVLKNSMTDINQLKSGLKTGLRNSFLNIVSKIENEKHNGAGK, from the coding sequence ATGAAAGTAACTGAAAATATGGAAATTGAGATTATCGAGGCCAGTCTACTAGACTATCTACCTCATTATGAAGCTTTCTTTTCAAAAGTCGGCTTTAAGCGCATTGAAGGCGCTGTCTTTGGTGTACTCGTTTATTCTCCAAGGGCCCTTGCCTCTGATGAGATTGAAAAGATCTTAGGTCTATCGCAACCAGCAGTTTCAAGTGCCTTAAAAACACTTTCAACATATAAGATGGTTCTAACTAAGGATCATCCTGAAATTAAACGAATGAAAATCCATGAGGCCAATGATGATGCCATCAATATCGTTTCCAATATTGTAAAGAAACGTGAACTTGAAATCATCGAAGAGTTTGAGAATATCACTTCAGAGTCTTTAAACCTTATAAAAGATGAGAAAAGAAAAACACGACTAACAAATATTTTAACGACAACTCGATTTGCAAAATCATTGAGCGAATTCATCATCTCTATCAGCAAAGAATTAGATAATCCTTATATGGCCATTGAGAAATTCCCAGTTGTAACGAAAGTATTAAAAAACTCTATGACAGATATTAATCAACTTAAATCAGGACTTAAAACTGGTTTAAGAAACTCATTTCTAAATATTGTATCAAAAATTGAAAATGAAAAACATAATGGAGCAGGTAAATGA
- a CDS encoding beta-ketoacyl-[acyl-carrier-protein] synthase family protein — MNLSRVVITGVGLTAPNGNNLREFRSALLEQKSGITYEEVRFMGEIPVGKCDFDVKKHQKGKMRKRGTRVGSISVYCSKEALEDANLNIDEMDKSRIGIYLGITEHGPVETEEELFQFYKNNNEDNSLWTHHHNPRTVANAPAGEVSLNLGITGPHYTIGAACAAGNMGLIQAVQMLQLGEVDLALAGGVSESANSFGNHVSFKAQGALADFPEDQTRASRPLDNNRNGIVISEGGCVYTLERLEDALARGAKIYGEIVGYHTNSDASDFVLPNPERQMQCVHKAIEKAGLTIKDIDIVNLHATGTKMGDIQEVSGIKEAFKDAPEVAVNCTKGLIGHAMGAAGALELAGNLPSFEDGMVHPCHKIDEIDPECAMDQLVLEKPLKKDVKYILNNSFGMLGINSTLIIKKYEAKA, encoded by the coding sequence ATGAATCTATCACGCGTTGTGATTACAGGTGTTGGACTAACAGCACCAAATGGAAATAATTTAAGAGAATTCCGCTCAGCACTTCTTGAACAAAAGTCAGGAATCACATACGAAGAAGTTCGTTTTATGGGAGAGATTCCAGTTGGAAAATGTGACTTTGATGTGAAGAAGCATCAAAAAGGAAAGATGAGAAAACGTGGAACACGCGTAGGAAGTATCTCTGTTTATTGTTCTAAAGAAGCACTAGAAGACGCAAATCTCAATATCGATGAAATGGATAAGTCTCGAATTGGAATCTATCTTGGAATTACTGAGCATGGGCCAGTAGAGACAGAAGAAGAATTATTCCAATTCTACAAGAATAACAATGAAGATAATTCACTTTGGACTCATCACCACAATCCAAGAACAGTTGCCAATGCTCCTGCTGGTGAAGTTTCACTAAATCTAGGAATTACAGGGCCTCACTATACAATAGGTGCTGCATGCGCGGCCGGGAATATGGGACTAATCCAAGCGGTACAAATGTTACAACTTGGAGAAGTTGATCTCGCTCTTGCAGGTGGTGTATCAGAGTCTGCAAATTCATTTGGAAACCACGTTTCATTTAAAGCGCAAGGTGCACTAGCAGACTTCCCAGAAGATCAGACTAGAGCAAGTCGTCCACTTGATAACAATAGAAATGGAATCGTTATCTCTGAAGGTGGATGTGTATATACACTTGAAAGACTAGAAGATGCACTCGCTCGTGGTGCAAAAATTTACGGTGAAATCGTTGGCTATCATACAAATAGTGATGCCTCAGATTTCGTATTACCAAATCCAGAGCGTCAAATGCAATGTGTACATAAAGCAATTGAGAAAGCAGGACTTACAATTAAGGATATCGATATTGTAAACCTTCATGCGACAGGAACAAAAATGGGCGACATCCAAGAAGTTTCAGGAATTAAAGAAGCATTTAAGGATGCTCCAGAAGTTGCTGTTAATTGTACAAAAGGCCTTATTGGTCACGCAATGGGTGCTGCTGGTGCATTAGAGCTAGCAGGAAACCTTCCAAGCTTTGAAGATGGAATGGTTCATCCTTGTCACAAAATTGATGAGATCGATCCTGAATGTGCAATGGATCAACTCGTTTTAGAAAAACCACTAAAAAAAGATGTGAAGTATATCCTAAACAATTCATTTGGAATGTTAGGTATTAACTCAACGCTAATTATAAAAAAATACGAAGCTAAGGCTTAA
- a CDS encoding acyl carrier protein: MTPEQVRQIVVDIIADIAVDDDVTTIDDATPLRDQLDLDSMDFLDIVMELKKQHAVEVPQEDYPELASMNSCVAYLTPKFQ, translated from the coding sequence ATGACACCAGAACAAGTAAGACAAATCGTTGTAGATATTATTGCAGACATTGCTGTTGATGATGATGTAACAACAATCGATGATGCAACTCCACTAAGAGACCAACTAGATCTAGACTCAATGGACTTTCTAGACATCGTTATGGAACTTAAGAAACAACACGCTGTAGAAGTACCTCAAGAAGACTACCCAGAGCTTGCTTCAATGAACTCTTGTGTTGCTTATCTAACACCAAAATTTCAATAA
- a CDS encoding phytoene desaturase family protein: MTQKYDVIVIGAGMSGLAASIRLAMFGKKVVCLEKHSISGGLNSYYRRGKRNFDVGLHALTNFAQRGERGKPLTKLLKQLRIPWKELELIEQKQSKIIFPDTTLTFNNDFATLVQDIAEKFPTHIDEFNLFVEHIKDFNEVALTNETFMAKDVARKYIKNEKLISMIFAPLLIYGSAWEDDMDFSQFVIMFKSIYLEGFARPDGGVRKIINLLLDKYKDLGGELRFRAGVQSINTQNDKVTSVTLENGEVLECEKVISSMGHPETMSITQGQTSQKIEVGPMTFCETILCLDERPKDFDMNDTILFYNEREDYQYRAPSDFIDDKSAVICFPNNFADDDNNEGLIRLTYMANYEKWKELVNTDRKAYLAKKNEIYEQSLKTLKTIYPNAKLDVKFKDVFTPHTIERYTGHMRGCVYGSTQKLRDGRTPVNGLFLCGTDQGFLGIIGSMLSGISMANLHGLME, from the coding sequence ATGACACAAAAATATGATGTAATTGTTATTGGCGCTGGGATGAGTGGACTTGCTGCAAGTATTAGGCTTGCGATGTTTGGTAAGAAAGTTGTCTGCCTAGAAAAGCACTCTATCTCGGGAGGACTGAATTCATACTACCGTCGAGGTAAAAGAAATTTTGATGTTGGTCTACACGCTCTAACTAACTTTGCACAAAGAGGAGAAAGAGGAAAACCTCTTACAAAACTCTTAAAACAACTACGTATTCCATGGAAAGAGCTAGAATTAATTGAACAAAAACAATCAAAGATTATCTTTCCCGATACAACTCTTACTTTCAACAATGACTTTGCTACTTTAGTTCAAGACATTGCAGAAAAGTTCCCTACTCATATTGATGAATTCAATTTATTTGTGGAACACATAAAAGACTTCAATGAAGTCGCCCTAACTAATGAAACATTTATGGCAAAAGATGTTGCCAGAAAATATATAAAAAATGAAAAGCTTATCTCAATGATCTTTGCACCTTTGTTGATTTATGGATCTGCATGGGAAGACGACATGGATTTCTCTCAGTTTGTAATCATGTTTAAAAGTATTTATCTTGAGGGTTTTGCTAGACCAGATGGAGGTGTTCGAAAGATTATCAATCTCCTACTTGATAAGTATAAAGATCTAGGAGGAGAACTTCGTTTTCGCGCAGGTGTCCAATCGATCAATACACAAAATGATAAAGTAACAAGTGTTACCCTAGAAAACGGTGAAGTCCTTGAATGTGAAAAAGTAATCTCAAGTATGGGACACCCTGAAACAATGTCAATCACTCAAGGCCAAACATCTCAAAAGATAGAAGTAGGCCCGATGACCTTTTGTGAGACTATTCTGTGTTTAGATGAAAGACCTAAAGACTTTGATATGAATGACACTATTCTCTTTTACAATGAAAGAGAAGATTATCAATATCGAGCTCCAAGCGACTTTATCGACGACAAAAGTGCAGTCATTTGTTTCCCAAATAATTTTGCAGATGATGATAACAATGAAGGCCTAATTAGACTTACTTACATGGCAAATTACGAAAAGTGGAAAGAACTAGTCAATACTGATCGCAAGGCCTATTTAGCTAAGAAAAATGAAATATACGAGCAATCATTAAAAACTCTTAAAACAATATATCCAAATGCGAAGCTTGATGTGAAATTCAAAGATGTTTTCACACCTCATACAATTGAACGCTACACAGGCCATATGCGTGGATGTGTTTACGGCTCAACTCAGAAACTACGTGATGGTAGAACACCAGTTAATGGACTGTTTTTATGTGGAACAGATCAGGGATTCCTAGGAATCATAGGCTCAATGCTAAGTGGAATTTCAATGGCAAACTTACATGGCCTAATGGAATAA
- a CDS encoding 3-oxoacyl-ACP synthase III, whose amino-acid sequence MKYNNVVIEDYAYIDPPEVLTSDKLEELLEPIYTRLKLPHGRLELMTGIRSRGFWPNSTRPSSIATQAGEKLLEKLSKKGIQKRDIKLLINSSVCRDFLEPSTASVIHSNLEMPQSCSLFDISNACLGMISGWEVVANMIETGAIKRAIILSGENSAPLLENTIKTLNEDQTITRKSVKKFFANLTIGSAGVAYCLAHKSEAPNAPQITSIINRSDSTANKLCQGDGNPETLVMETDSEELLKYGKALAKKTFEESQLKANEIDIVIGHQVGKAHKEVVLTELGLNKHQTFDTFDTLGNTGSAALPITLAKMNDEQGIEKGKKVALVGIGSGLSCSVLGVTW is encoded by the coding sequence ATGAAGTATAATAATGTCGTAATAGAAGACTACGCATATATAGATCCTCCAGAAGTTTTAACAAGTGATAAACTTGAGGAATTACTTGAACCTATATATACAAGATTAAAACTTCCTCATGGAAGACTAGAGCTTATGACGGGAATTAGGTCACGAGGTTTTTGGCCAAATTCAACTAGGCCAAGCTCAATTGCAACTCAGGCAGGAGAAAAGCTCCTAGAAAAGCTTTCTAAAAAAGGTATTCAAAAAAGAGATATCAAACTGCTAATTAATTCCAGTGTATGTCGTGACTTCTTAGAGCCCTCAACGGCTTCGGTTATTCACTCTAATTTAGAAATGCCACAAAGCTGTAGCCTATTTGATATCTCAAATGCTTGCTTAGGTATGATTAGTGGATGGGAAGTTGTGGCAAATATGATTGAAACAGGTGCTATTAAGCGTGCAATTATTCTATCTGGTGAAAATAGCGCTCCCCTTTTAGAAAACACAATTAAAACACTTAATGAAGATCAAACAATTACAAGAAAAAGCGTTAAAAAGTTTTTTGCAAACTTAACAATTGGATCTGCAGGTGTAGCATATTGTCTAGCTCATAAGAGCGAGGCCCCTAATGCACCTCAAATTACTTCAATAATTAACAGAAGTGACTCGACAGCAAATAAGCTATGCCAAGGCGATGGTAACCCAGAGACACTTGTCATGGAAACAGACTCTGAAGAATTACTAAAATACGGAAAGGCACTAGCAAAGAAAACTTTTGAAGAGTCTCAATTAAAAGCTAATGAGATTGATATCGTTATCGGCCATCAAGTTGGTAAGGCACATAAAGAAGTCGTTCTAACAGAGCTAGGACTAAATAAACATCAAACATTTGATACATTTGATACTTTAGGAAATACAGGCTCAGCAGCGCTTCCTATTACACTTGCAAAAATGAATGATGAACAGGGAATTGAAAAAGGTAAGAAAGTTGCTCTTGTAGGAATTGGTTCTGGTCTTTCTTGTTCTGTACTAGGAGTAACTTGGTAA